A genomic segment from Spinacia oleracea cultivar Varoflay chromosome 3, BTI_SOV_V1, whole genome shotgun sequence encodes:
- the LOC110803000 gene encoding uncharacterized protein isoform X1 codes for MHELGLLLCLLVVVPWQLCYISWILLALPQVIFIMETWLRLIRILILNQGECTSNVLSENRPPSEWLEDTLIELYLSGYPNTASEVVDNQQLPKETDDEDGFMLTTDGLCTKRNAIL; via the exons ATGCATGAATTAGGGTTATTGCTATGTTTGCTTGTAGTTGTTCCATGGCAATTGTGCTATATTTCTTGGATACTGCTAGCTCTTCCCCAAGTTATCTTTATAATGGAAACGTGGTTAAGACTAATCAGAATCCTGATATTGAATCAAG GAGAGTGCACTAGCAATGTGTTGTCTGAAAATCGTCCACCATCAGAATG GTTAGAGGATACATTAATCGAACTTTATCTGTCGGGCTATCCAAATACAGCATCTGAAGTTGTTGATAACCAACAGCTTCCGAAGGAAACAGATGACGAAGATGGTTTTATGTTGACAACTGATG